A DNA window from Sediminitomix flava contains the following coding sequences:
- a CDS encoding SusE domain-containing protein: MKTNFVKYILFFLASFAFVSCQEDDQVKFTEDTATVPVLTNPEFESLYNLDKAQADDVFKTFTWTATKTDFPSKIVYALELISEEGLSTVIEETASLTSEVTIGELNSALGAVEADTLTAANYEFRVVSKLANDSGNSTGVGLASESFNTSIKPYASHYKLFVVAASEGGKVVDSERYIISSAADHEYAGAVELLATETYEFYTNDFNDGSAIVYGVVDGAFVEGGDALVLEEDGKYNFTASLNDDQAVSFVKAQPILWVPGAHNGWSHDIVEPVEGDIQSYTNVNLVSVQNNGVYTGKVWLTSEFKFSAQAGWDGTNYGAGSSKGQLDTDPGAGNHNAADFEGPGLYELEVNTNSNIFKVLSVEKLPIEVPEENALWIVGDQSAWGLNVNDIILETKEGSGIYEGVVDLVGAFDLRTTQDGIKVDKTYRSPVITEGQVSGNVEENATYTFRVPKKDKYLLKVDLNEGTYELGEAINYVYKVGDANGWNNPDDANYFEIKIPEIYVRGSKVYETTLTMTPGEGFKIVGVPGSWADSDGNWGFDNFPSNSSLINNDGGNFKFVGEEAKEYKVTLDFNNNTMAFGERIYKVGSANGWNDTANSNRQRAEWVSDQVYVLETALVANEEFKFVGILGSWDDGNYGWGDVENTTSELLQDKDGNIQFVGTDGTYKLTIDLASKSIEIEAAQ, encoded by the coding sequence ATGAAAACAAACTTTGTTAAATATATTCTTTTCTTCTTGGCTTCTTTTGCCTTTGTGTCTTGTCAAGAGGATGACCAAGTGAAGTTTACTGAAGATACTGCTACAGTTCCAGTTTTAACTAACCCTGAGTTTGAGTCGCTTTACAATCTTGATAAAGCACAAGCAGATGATGTGTTTAAAACATTTACATGGACGGCAACTAAGACTGACTTCCCTTCAAAAATTGTTTATGCATTAGAGTTGATCTCAGAAGAAGGTCTTTCAACAGTAATTGAAGAGACTGCATCTTTAACTTCTGAAGTAACAATTGGAGAGTTAAACTCGGCTTTGGGTGCTGTAGAAGCAGATACATTAACTGCTGCAAACTATGAATTTAGAGTTGTATCTAAATTGGCGAATGACTCTGGTAACAGTACAGGTGTAGGTCTAGCGTCTGAGTCATTCAATACTTCGATCAAACCTTACGCATCTCACTACAAGTTATTTGTAGTTGCAGCTTCAGAAGGTGGTAAAGTTGTAGATTCAGAGAGATACATTATCTCATCTGCTGCAGATCATGAGTATGCAGGAGCTGTGGAGCTTTTAGCAACAGAAACTTACGAATTCTACACAAATGACTTTAATGACGGATCAGCTATCGTTTATGGTGTTGTTGATGGAGCATTTGTAGAAGGTGGAGATGCCTTGGTATTGGAAGAAGACGGGAAATATAACTTTACAGCTAGTCTTAACGATGATCAAGCTGTATCATTTGTAAAAGCTCAACCTATCCTTTGGGTACCTGGTGCTCACAACGGTTGGTCACATGATATTGTAGAGCCGGTAGAAGGTGATATTCAAAGTTATACAAATGTAAATCTAGTATCTGTACAAAATAATGGAGTTTATACTGGTAAAGTATGGTTAACTTCAGAATTTAAGTTCTCTGCTCAAGCAGGATGGGATGGTACTAACTACGGTGCTGGTTCTAGCAAAGGTCAGTTAGATACAGATCCAGGAGCAGGAAACCACAATGCTGCAGATTTCGAAGGTCCAGGTCTATATGAGTTAGAGGTAAACACAAACTCTAATATTTTCAAAGTACTTTCTGTTGAAAAACTTCCGATTGAAGTACCAGAAGAAAATGCATTATGGATTGTAGGTGATCAAAGTGCTTGGGGATTGAACGTAAATGATATCATTCTTGAAACTAAAGAAGGTTCTGGAATCTATGAAGGTGTTGTTGATCTTGTAGGTGCATTTGACTTGAGAACTACTCAAGACGGTATCAAGGTAGACAAAACATATCGTTCACCAGTAATCACTGAAGGTCAGGTATCAGGTAATGTTGAAGAGAATGCAACTTATACTTTCCGTGTACCTAAGAAAGATAAATACTTATTGAAAGTTGATCTTAATGAAGGAACATACGAATTAGGAGAAGCTATCAACTATGTTTATAAAGTAGGTGATGCAAACGGTTGGAACAACCCTGATGATGCAAATTACTTCGAAATCAAAATCCCAGAGATTTACGTTCGTGGTTCAAAAGTTTATGAAACTACATTGACAATGACTCCTGGTGAAGGATTTAAAATTGTTGGTGTACCAGGTTCATGGGCTGACTCAGATGGAAACTGGGGATTTGATAACTTCCCATCAAATAGTTCATTGATCAATAATGATGGAGGAAACTTCAAGTTTGTTGGAGAAGAAGCGAAAGAGTACAAAGTAACTCTTGACTTTAACAACAACACTATGGCATTTGGTGAGCGTATTTATAAAGTAGGTTCAGCAAACGGATGGAATGATACTGCAAACTCAAACAGACAAAGAGCTGAGTGGGTAAGCGACCAAGTTTATGTTCTTGAAACTGCTCTAGTAGCAAACGAAGAATTTAAGTTTGTAGGTATCTTAGGATCATGGGATGATGGAAACTATGGTTGGGGTGATGTAGAAAATACTACTTCTGAATTGCTTCAAGATAAAGATGGAAACATCCAATTCGTAGGAACTGATGGAACTTATAAATTGACAATTGACCTAGCTTCAAAATCAATTGAGATTGAAGCA
- a CDS encoding RagB/SusD family nutrient uptake outer membrane protein has translation MKIQKYIMKGAVVATAALSLTFSSCINDLNVDPIDPNLDSKDKIYTDLNSYEQGLAKIYAGLAVSGQKGPAGAPDLGGLDEGASQYLRKYWEFQELPTDEAINGWGDPGQPELSQATWAASNVLVEILYYRMTYQITLANQFIRDTEGADFGEDDPTDRMNQMRAEARYLRAMSYWHALDFYGNGIPFTDENSAIGSTPPAPPASGFGGTEIFEFIESELMEITSEDAVQQLKAAKAGFVGQADKAAAYMLLAKLYMNAEVYTGTPRWEDAKVYLEKVINAGYSLEGDYANNFMADNYLSQEIIFSVNYDGLYTQSYGGTTFLIHGAVGGDMSAEEYGIDSGWGGHRSTTALVEKFEDGNEVQVDPRGMFYREHDRANTDLTKFTDGYAVVKYTNKSRLGYNGSDPNLTFVDTNFPVFRLADAYLMLAEAEMRMGGVSGTSMANLEEIWTRGNVSSDLQTAYKAELSSNPEGFLLDERARELYWEGHRRTDLVRFGQFSTSEYVWPWKGGDVNGKGLESKFDLLPLPSSEINANPKLKQNPAWM, from the coding sequence ATGAAAATTCAAAAATATATCATGAAAGGTGCAGTAGTAGCTACTGCTGCACTTTCACTAACATTCTCTTCTTGTATAAACGATTTGAATGTTGATCCAATCGATCCAAACTTAGATAGTAAAGATAAAATCTATACAGATTTAAATAGCTATGAGCAAGGATTGGCTAAAATTTATGCAGGTTTAGCAGTTTCAGGACAAAAAGGTCCTGCAGGTGCTCCTGACTTGGGAGGTTTGGATGAAGGAGCCAGCCAATACCTAAGAAAATACTGGGAATTCCAAGAGCTTCCAACAGATGAAGCAATCAATGGATGGGGTGACCCAGGACAACCAGAATTAAGCCAAGCAACTTGGGCTGCATCAAACGTTTTGGTTGAGATTCTTTACTACCGTATGACTTACCAAATCACTTTGGCTAACCAGTTCATCCGTGATACTGAAGGTGCTGATTTTGGAGAGGATGATCCTACGGATAGAATGAATCAAATGAGAGCAGAGGCTCGCTACCTAAGAGCAATGAGTTACTGGCATGCGCTAGATTTCTACGGAAATGGTATTCCATTTACAGATGAAAACTCAGCAATTGGTTCAACTCCTCCAGCTCCTCCAGCAAGCGGATTCGGAGGTACAGAAATCTTTGAATTCATCGAAAGTGAATTGATGGAGATTACTTCTGAGGATGCAGTACAACAATTGAAAGCAGCAAAAGCTGGCTTTGTTGGTCAAGCAGATAAAGCAGCAGCTTATATGTTATTGGCTAAGCTTTATATGAATGCAGAAGTTTACACTGGAACTCCAAGATGGGAGGATGCTAAAGTTTATTTAGAGAAAGTAATCAATGCAGGTTACTCATTGGAGGGTGATTATGCAAATAACTTCATGGCAGATAACTACTTGTCTCAAGAGATTATCTTCTCAGTAAACTATGATGGTCTTTACACACAATCTTACGGTGGTACTACATTCTTAATTCACGGTGCTGTAGGTGGAGACATGAGTGCTGAAGAATATGGTATCGATTCAGGATGGGGTGGACACCGTTCTACAACAGCTCTAGTAGAGAAGTTTGAAGATGGAAACGAAGTACAAGTAGACCCAAGAGGTATGTTCTACAGAGAGCATGACAGAGCAAATACAGACTTGACTAAATTTACAGATGGATATGCTGTAGTTAAATATACTAACAAATCTCGTCTAGGTTATAACGGATCAGACCCTAACTTGACTTTTGTAGATACTAACTTCCCTGTATTCCGTTTAGCAGATGCTTACTTGATGTTAGCTGAAGCAGAAATGAGAATGGGTGGTGTTTCAGGAACGTCAATGGCAAACCTTGAAGAAATTTGGACAAGAGGAAATGTTTCTTCTGATCTTCAAACGGCTTACAAAGCAGAATTGTCATCAAATCCTGAAGGATTCCTTTTAGATGAGCGTGCAAGAGAGCTATACTGGGAAGGACACCGTAGAACTGACCTAGTTCGTTTCGGTCAATTCTCAACTTCAGAATATGTATGGCCTTGGAAAGGTGGAGATGTAAACGGTAAAGGACTTGAGTCAAAGTTCGATCTATTGCCATTGCCTTCATCAGAAATCAACGCTAACCCTAAGTTGAAACAAAATCCAGCTTGGATGTAA
- a CDS encoding SusC/RagA family TonB-linked outer membrane protein: MKMTKNLSLLAGIWVLSLLVPFMSFAQERTLTGTVLDETGTPLPGVSVIFVGTTTGAATNFDGQYKLNIPEDASQVKFSYIGYIEQVVELGAQSIIDVTLQPDADQLEEVVVIGYGSAKKDDLTGSVESIDTSKFNQGAISSPQDLLTGKIAGVNITNGGGAPGAGATIRIRGGSSLSASNDPLIVIDGVPVDSDGVAGMRNPLNTINPNDIETFTVLKDASATAIYGSRASNGVIIITTKKGTRDGIQVEYNGTVSVGTPTGQIDVLSADQYRDLMIKQYGEASPEVALLGSSNTDWQEELMRNAISTDQNISVAGRTGILPYRVSFGYNNSNGILETSNMERYTTSVNLNPKFFDDHLAVNVSAKYVNVSNRFADTGSLGSAIAYDPTQSVKGSGDQYDAFGGYYTWLDADYNPITIAPSNPVAMLNQTENTSTVNRFIGNLQFDYKFHFLPELKANLNLGYDHSASKGGTYNPITSAWNYNITDPTMGGSLSHYDQNKTNELLDFTLQYDKELGDHRFNVLGGYSWQHFHQEQDDWWTNARGDSQADNPNAGTYAFATEYYLVSFFGRANYTLKDKYMVTATVRSDGTSRFSENNRWGIFPSAAFAWNIGKEDFIQNSAVVSSMKLRAGWGITGQQNIGGGNYPYMPTYIYGDERSQYVYYDPNTGKMIYPTIRPNGYDENIKWEETTTYNIGLDFGFFDDKLTGNIDAYHRVTNDLLNTVPVASGSNLTNQLLTNVGSLQNQGVELTLNSKLVQTGDFFLDFGVNFTYNRTEITQLTLVDDPDYAGVKVGGIAGGTGQTIQIHQVGYAPSSFLVYEQIYDDKGMPIEGAYVDRNGDGQITEADKYIAGDPNPDFMIGVNMRATYKNWDFSMSGRANFGQQVYNNVNSANSNLNGMSVSGFNSNRTADVYNTMFQTMQQHSDYYVQDANYFRMDNIMLGYNFNNLAGGKYNARVYGTVNNAFVITGYDGLDPEVSGGIDNNLYPRPRTYMLGVNLSF; the protein is encoded by the coding sequence ATGAAAATGACGAAAAACCTATCCTTGTTGGCAGGGATTTGGGTACTGAGCCTTCTAGTACCTTTTATGTCTTTTGCCCAAGAAAGAACCTTGACAGGTACGGTGCTCGATGAGACTGGAACACCACTTCCAGGTGTATCTGTAATTTTTGTAGGTACGACTACAGGTGCTGCCACAAATTTTGATGGTCAGTATAAACTAAACATCCCTGAAGATGCTAGCCAAGTTAAGTTCTCTTACATTGGTTACATAGAGCAAGTAGTAGAACTAGGAGCTCAATCAATCATAGATGTAACATTGCAGCCAGATGCAGATCAATTAGAAGAAGTTGTTGTAATTGGTTATGGTTCTGCTAAGAAAGATGATTTGACTGGTTCTGTAGAATCAATTGATACATCTAAGTTTAACCAAGGTGCAATTTCATCTCCACAAGATCTTTTGACGGGTAAAATTGCCGGTGTGAATATTACGAATGGTGGTGGTGCTCCAGGTGCTGGTGCAACTATCCGTATTCGTGGAGGGTCTTCGTTATCAGCTTCTAATGATCCACTTATCGTAATTGACGGTGTACCAGTAGATTCTGATGGTGTAGCAGGTATGCGTAACCCGCTTAACACGATTAACCCTAACGATATTGAAACATTTACAGTATTGAAAGATGCTTCAGCAACTGCAATCTACGGTTCTAGAGCATCTAATGGTGTAATCATCATTACTACTAAGAAAGGTACTAGAGACGGTATCCAAGTAGAATATAACGGTACTGTTTCAGTAGGTACTCCTACAGGTCAAATTGATGTGCTTTCAGCTGACCAATACAGAGACTTAATGATCAAACAATATGGTGAGGCTTCACCAGAAGTTGCTTTGTTAGGCTCTTCAAATACTGATTGGCAAGAGGAGTTGATGAGAAATGCAATCTCTACTGACCAAAACATTAGTGTTGCAGGTCGTACAGGTATCCTTCCTTACCGTGTATCATTTGGTTATAACAACTCAAATGGTATTTTGGAAACTTCTAATATGGAGCGTTACACTACTTCTGTTAACTTGAACCCTAAGTTTTTCGACGATCACTTAGCTGTAAACGTTTCTGCTAAATATGTAAACGTAAGCAACCGTTTCGCTGATACAGGTTCTTTAGGTTCTGCAATCGCTTATGATCCAACACAATCAGTAAAAGGATCAGGAGATCAATACGATGCATTTGGTGGGTATTATACTTGGTTAGATGCGGATTATAATCCAATTACAATCGCACCTTCTAACCCAGTTGCGATGCTTAACCAAACTGAAAATACTTCTACAGTAAACAGATTCATTGGTAACTTGCAATTTGATTACAAATTCCACTTCCTTCCAGAATTGAAAGCGAACTTGAACTTAGGTTATGACCATTCAGCTTCAAAAGGTGGAACTTACAACCCTATCACTTCAGCTTGGAACTATAACATTACAGATCCTACAATGGGTGGTAGCTTAAGTCACTATGATCAAAATAAAACAAATGAGCTTTTAGACTTTACTTTACAGTATGATAAAGAACTAGGAGATCATAGATTCAACGTATTAGGAGGTTATTCATGGCAACACTTCCACCAAGAGCAAGATGACTGGTGGACTAACGCTAGAGGAGATAGCCAAGCTGATAACCCTAACGCTGGTACTTACGCTTTCGCAACAGAGTATTACTTAGTATCATTCTTTGGTCGTGCAAACTATACATTGAAAGATAAATATATGGTAACTGCTACTGTTCGTTCAGATGGTACTTCTCGTTTCTCTGAAAACAACAGATGGGGTATCTTCCCTTCAGCAGCTTTTGCTTGGAATATTGGTAAAGAAGACTTCATTCAAAATTCAGCAGTTGTTTCTAGCATGAAACTACGTGCAGGATGGGGTATCACTGGTCAGCAAAATATTGGTGGTGGTAACTACCCATATATGCCAACTTATATTTATGGTGATGAGCGTTCTCAGTATGTTTATTACGATCCGAACACAGGTAAAATGATTTACCCTACAATCAGACCTAATGGATACGATGAGAACATTAAGTGGGAAGAAACAACTACTTATAACATTGGTTTAGATTTCGGATTCTTCGATGATAAGTTAACTGGTAACATTGATGCTTACCACCGTGTTACAAACGATCTATTGAATACAGTTCCTGTTGCTTCAGGTTCTAACTTGACAAACCAATTGCTTACAAACGTAGGTAGCTTGCAAAACCAAGGTGTTGAATTGACTTTGAACTCTAAACTAGTTCAAACAGGAGACTTCTTCTTAGATTTCGGAGTAAACTTCACATATAACAGAACAGAAATCACACAACTTACTTTGGTAGATGATCCTGATTATGCAGGTGTGAAAGTAGGTGGTATTGCAGGTGGTACAGGACAAACAATCCAGATTCACCAAGTAGGTTATGCTCCTTCGTCTTTCCTAGTGTATGAGCAAATCTATGATGACAAAGGAATGCCAATCGAAGGTGCTTATGTAGACAGAAACGGTGATGGTCAAATTACTGAAGCTGATAAGTACATCGCTGGTGATCCAAACCCAGACTTCATGATCGGTGTGAACATGAGAGCAACTTATAAGAACTGGGATTTCAGCATGTCAGGTAGAGCAAACTTTGGACAGCAAGTTTACAACAACGTAAATTCTGCAAACTCTAACTTAAACGGAATGTCTGTTTCAGGATTCAACTCAAACAGAACTGCAGATGTGTATAACACAATGTTCCAAACGATGCAGCAACATTCTGATTACTATGTTCAAGATGCAAACTACTTCCGTATGGATAACATCATGTTAGGTTACAACTTCAATAACTTAGCTGGTGGTAAATACAATGCTAGAGTTTACGGTACAGTAAACAACGCATTCGTAATTACAGGATATGATGGTCTTGATCCAGAGGTTTCAGGTGGTATTGATAACAACCTTTATCCTCGTCCAAGAACTTACATGTTGGGTGTTAACTTGTCATTCTAA